The Estrella lausannensis genome window below encodes:
- a CDS encoding tetratricopeptide repeat protein, whose amino-acid sequence MKLTGDEVETNVEEAIHYLQLSADQDYPSALHALALRYAAGEGVPMDKKKAYELYKKAADGAGHAKSFVQLGGMLEAGDGVECDIVKALDYYVLAHKKGAPIQNTLESVMKVEMAKGGYDI is encoded by the coding sequence ATGAAGCTCACGGGTGATGAAGTGGAGACCAATGTAGAAGAGGCGATCCACTACCTGCAGCTTTCGGCTGATCAGGATTATCCTTCCGCGCTTCACGCTCTGGCCCTTCGTTACGCGGCAGGAGAGGGTGTTCCGATGGACAAGAAGAAGGCTTATGAGCTCTATAAAAAAGCTGCAGATGGTGCAGGGCATGCGAAGTCTTTTGTTCAGCTGGGGGGGATGCTCGAGGCCGGCGACGGTGTCGAGTGTGATATTGTCAAAGCTCTAGACTACTATGTCCTAGCCCATAAGAAGGGTGCTCCCATTCAAAATACATTGGAGTCTGTCATGAAGGTGGAAATGGCAAAAGGGGGATATGACATTTAG
- a CDS encoding SEL1-like repeat protein, which yields MNPFNFPYFQYPLFAPLNPGQGNPLQPAPIAPGPHLQPLFQQAIPPQMAMANPMAFNPLPAMQTVPQGIFVGQALPAPTAPEPMAEEESKGVKRKLEETANVGVATKKARREDGAVKPPALRKGYFRLDETLLHPAEKEDLFPRLERQQALESAYGAALEDVRKLMCEGPTTQEQRQAVVDFLEDLLQQGVARSAFALASLILKYPEDLKFRQEDALSYYKRGVELGCGECCFAFGAALSKNYPDGEKSAEVAYCWRVAAALGHPKARYNYAYCLFQGNGVEADPATAVKLFEENAEILKQTEAEYRFAYQLLYGVHVTKDLPRAYELFKRAAAKGHLEAEHNLAACFYFGDGIAVNKPEACALYKKCADRGHKVAQYTYAAMKLTGDGVETNVEEAIHYMQLSADQDYPSALHGLALRYAAGDGVPMDKKKAYELYKKAADGAGHMKSFFQLGKMFETGDGVDCDIVKALDYYVLAHKKGAPIQNKMKSFMKVEMAKGEFES from the coding sequence ATGAATCCCTTTAACTTTCCCTATTTTCAATACCCACTTTTTGCCCCTTTGAACCCGGGACAGGGGAATCCTCTTCAGCCGGCACCGATAGCGCCTGGTCCTCATTTGCAGCCTCTTTTCCAGCAGGCAATCCCGCCTCAGATGGCAATGGCAAATCCGATGGCGTTTAATCCGTTGCCTGCGATGCAAACAGTTCCCCAGGGTATTTTTGTTGGGCAGGCACTCCCTGCACCAACTGCGCCGGAGCCTATGGCGGAAGAAGAGAGTAAAGGGGTGAAAAGGAAGCTGGAAGAGACGGCGAACGTCGGGGTAGCGACCAAAAAAGCCCGCCGCGAAGACGGTGCTGTGAAGCCGCCTGCATTAAGGAAAGGATACTTTAGGTTGGATGAAACCCTGCTGCATCCCGCGGAGAAAGAGGATTTATTCCCTAGACTGGAGCGGCAGCAAGCGCTTGAAAGCGCGTATGGAGCTGCTTTGGAAGACGTACGGAAATTGATGTGCGAAGGCCCCACAACGCAAGAGCAAAGGCAGGCAGTCGTCGATTTCCTGGAGGATCTGTTGCAGCAAGGGGTTGCAAGAAGTGCTTTTGCTTTGGCTTCCTTGATTTTGAAATATCCTGAAGACTTAAAATTCCGGCAAGAGGATGCCTTAAGTTACTACAAGAGGGGTGTGGAACTCGGATGCGGCGAGTGCTGCTTCGCATTTGGTGCAGCTCTCAGCAAAAATTATCCCGATGGCGAAAAGAGTGCTGAAGTGGCGTATTGCTGGAGGGTGGCGGCAGCCCTTGGACATCCTAAAGCGCGCTATAATTATGCCTATTGCCTTTTTCAGGGCAACGGAGTCGAGGCTGATCCGGCCACGGCAGTTAAGCTCTTCGAGGAGAATGCTGAAATTTTAAAACAGACTGAGGCGGAGTATCGTTTCGCGTACCAACTGCTATACGGTGTACATGTCACTAAAGACTTGCCGCGCGCCTACGAACTTTTTAAAAGAGCGGCTGCTAAGGGACATCTTGAAGCAGAGCACAATCTTGCAGCGTGTTTCTACTTCGGAGACGGAATTGCCGTGAATAAACCGGAGGCGTGCGCTCTTTATAAGAAATGCGCCGATCGCGGGCACAAAGTGGCACAGTATACCTATGCTGCGATGAAGCTCACGGGTGATGGAGTGGAGACTAATGTAGAAGAGGCGATTCACTACATGCAGCTTTCGGCCGATCAGGATTATCCTTCCGCACTTCACGGTCTGGCCCTTCGGTACGCGGCAGGAGATGGTGTTCCGATGGACAAGAAGAAGGCCTATGAGCTCTATAAAAAAGCTGCAGATGGTGCAGGGCATATGAAGTCTTTTTTTCAGCTGGGGAAGATGTTCGAGACAGGCGACGGTGTCGATTGTGATATTGTCAAAGCTCTTGATTACTATGTCTTAGCCCATAAGAAGGGCGCTCCCATTCAAAATAAAATGAAGTCTTTCATGAAGGTGGAGATGGCGAAAGGGGAGTTTGAAAGTTAG